DNA from Clostridia bacterium:
AAAGAGGCCGTGGCCGCATTCAACGCTACGCGCACATTCGGCGTCAATACGAAGCTTATTATAGACGAGGACGCAAAAAAGTTTGTCGTAACGCGCGAAAGAGATTTGATAAAAGCAAATCCCGACGTTATATCGTTTTCTCAGGTGACGGGCTGCGACCTTGATATAAACGAGCACCGCAGCGAGGAAAAACGCAAGGACAGAGAGGGAAAGCTTGTAAGCTATGTTCCTCCGCGCTTTACATACAGCTATGATTTCGATATGATAATACGAGTAAACACGCCTTACTTCGATACTATAAGATTCAGGCTGAACCCCTTGAGCATTGATATAAATCCCGACAATCCCGTAACTGCCGACCGCGCGCCCGATCCGCAGAATAACCTTGATTACCGCGAATTTCAGGATATGGCAAAGGAGATAAAGGAAGCCCTCACCGAGGTAAGAAACATCGCCCGCGAGGATGCTGCTCCCAAGGGCCCCGTAAAGTGCCCCGCCTGCGGCGCTCAGACCGTGCCTACAGCTTCGAACTGCTGCGAATACTGCGGCAGCGCAGTAAACTAGAATTATATACGTAAACAAAAAACACGCAGAGGAGCGCTCTTCCTCTGCGTAGGGTCTGTCCCAAAATTTGTGTAA
Protein-coding regions in this window:
- a CDS encoding DUF4428 domain-containing protein translates to MGLFSKKSCSICGGEIGLLGNRKLEDGNMCKNCAAKLSPWFSDRRRSTVAEIEEQLAYREANKEAVAAFNATRTFGVNTKLIIDEDAKKFVVTRERDLIKANPDVISFSQVTGCDLDINEHRSEEKRKDREGKLVSYVPPRFTYSYDFDMIIRVNTPYFDTIRFRLNPLSIDINPDNPVTADRAPDPQNNLDYREFQDMAKEIKEALTEVRNIAREDAAPKGPVKCPACGAQTVPTASNCCEYCGSAVN